One window from the genome of Epinephelus moara isolate mb chromosome 21, YSFRI_EMoa_1.0, whole genome shotgun sequence encodes:
- the LOC126408936 gene encoding CCN family member 1-like — translation MWKLFVIVGVTLVSASCPKDCRCPPDTPRCAAGVGLMLDGCGCCKVCARQLFEDCSKTQPCDHTKGLECNFGGGYDSAKGICRAKSDGRTCEYNNKIYQNGEIFRPNCKHQCTCIDGAVGCVSLCPHELMLPKVGCAKPKRVKVKGRCCEQLVCPEEAKTEGDVVKKHKGKQGKDRLYEDDLTNRNELAPVWGGQSHSLPAFRSHPIGHMLVRGVKCVSHTTAWLPCSKSCGTGVSTRVTNSNSQCKLVKETRICEVRPCNQKTFTRLKKGQKCNNIEKASRPVKLSYAGCRSLKKFQPRYCGSCSEGRCCRPHRTQTLPVRFRCKNGETVSRMVMMIESCKCNLNCSGSNKKNPARHRLHNDIHKLKMER, via the exons ATGTGGAAACTATTTGTGATCGTTGGAGTTACACTG GTGTCAGCCTCGTGCCCGAAGGATTGTCGCTGTCCCCCTGACACCCCCAGATGTGCAGCAGGAGTCGGTCTCATGCTGGACGGCTGTGGATGCTGTAAAGTTTGTGCGCGGCAGCTCTTTGAGGACTGCAGCAAGACTCAGCCATGTGACCACACAAAGGGACTGGAGTGCAACTTTGGTGGGGGATATGACTCTGCAAAGGGCATATGTCGAG CCAAATCAGATGGAAGAACATGTGAGTACAACAACAAAATTTACCAGAACGGGGAAATCTTCCGTCCAAACTGCAAACACCAGTGCACTTGCATAGACGGTGCTGTCGGATGTGTGTCCCTCTGCCCACATGAGCTCATGCTGCCCAAAGTGGGCTGTGCCAAGCCCAAGCGGGTTAAAGTAAAGGGACGGTGCTGCGAGCAACTTGTCTGCCCTGAGGAggcaaagacagagggagatgtGGTGAAGAAACACAAAGGAAAGCAGGGCAAAGACAGACTGTATGAAGACGACCTTACCAACAGGAATGAGCTGGCTCCTGTGTGGGGGGGGCAGTCACATTCTTTACCTG CTTTCAGGAGTCACCCAATAGGCCACATGTTGGTTAGAGGGGTCAAGTGTGTGTCTCACACCACAGCTTGGTTGCCGTGCTCCAAATCCTGTGGTACTGGAGTGTCCACCAGGGTGACCAATAGCAACTCCCAGTGCAAACTGGTGAAGGAGACTCGGATCTGTGAAGTCCGCCCATGCAACCAAAAGACCTTTACCAGATTAAAG AAAGGCCAGAAATGTAACAACATAGAAAAGGCCAGCCGTCCAGTCAAACTGTCCTACGCAGGCTGCCGTAGCCTGAAAAAGTTCCAGCCGAGGTACTGTGGGTCCTGCTCAGAAGGCCGGTGCTGCAGGCCTCACCGAACGCAGACGTTACCTGTCAGGTTCCGATGCAAAAATGGAGAGACGGTGAGCAGGATGGTGATGATGATCGAGTCTTGCAAATGTAACTTAAACTGCTCCGGCAGCAACAAAAAGAATCCTGCTCGCCACAGGCTTCATAATGATATCCACAAACTGAAAATGGAGAGATAA
- the LOC126408944 gene encoding THAP domain-containing protein 6-like — translation MWQAEKMPHSCAAWKCTNRFTVQTKSQGITFHRFPKDTARRKQWEVALRREGFSASSSSMLCSEHFKPEDFDRTGQTVRIRDGAVPSVFSFPAHPQRPVATRTAEPSKKVLKEETLAVDCSQLVQDTDEPLPVPNVDHSYVLPSSPDDLRARLSDALARVESLEREKRNAKDRERRAKNTVCSLLEDLRGKKCINQELKNKLDSYSGKMKIQICRKSKRS, via the exons atgtggcaagcGGAGAAGATGCCTCATTCATGTGCTGCGTGGAAATGTACGAATCGTTTTACTGTCCAAACCAAATCCCAGGGAATAACCTTTCACAG GTTTCCCAAAGATACTGCTCGGAGGAAACAGTGGGAAGTAGCTCTCCGGAGGGAAGGGTTTTCTGCTAGCTCGTCTTCCATGCTCTGCAGTGAGCATTTCAAGCCGGAGGACTTTGACAGAACAGGCCAGACAGTCAGGATCAGAGATGGAGCTGTCCCTTCTGTCTTCAGTTTCCCAGCTCACCCTCAGAGG CCTGTTGCTACCAGGACAGCTGAGCCCTCAAAGAAGGTCCTCAAAGAAGAGACTCTGGCAGTGGACTGTTCCCAGCTTGTCCAAGACACTGATGAACCCCTGCCTGTACCCAATGTT GACCACTCCTATGTCCTGCCTTCATCACCTGATGATCTGAGGGCCAGACTTAGTGATGCCTTGGCTAGGGTGGAGAGTCtggaaagagagaagaggaatgCAAAGGATAGAGAAAGGAGGGCAAAGAACACTGTGTGCAGTCTTCTGGAGGATCTCAGAGGAAAGAAATGCATAAATCAAGAGCTGAAAAACAAGCTTGATTCATACTCaggtaaaatgaaaatacaaatttgtAGAAAATCTAAACGTAGTTGA